In Acidobacteriota bacterium, one DNA window encodes the following:
- a CDS encoding DEAD/DEAH box helicase: MNIKSLSFSLSPRYVKQKGSLRPFQEETIKAIKESQERLIFVEAPVGSGKSHIFPTLLNDPFFERRPLIFTYPTKILMEAQIGSMKRGTPNLSIYPPDDFSPQGINLFFYSSSSLVRILKEQGLNSQINRGELLNNLFRNLGLYGKRSAIVTSPDVLFLMVNKEAYRGSKRLQNLLQGAFVFFDEFHLYANLGHFYELLEALLDGIASKVVFLSATPYVRGEVEKLISKYGAVDIPFDSSRGDKRDVIFNYPLEVKVCAYKYTKREDTLSLLRELIPKLAKPLAIIFDSVFRLRHLERRIRKEFGQSFDIVEWSGIKKDKAPLTERTVVLGTSAIEVGIDMDFKTLITEVSYWTSAIQRIGRVGRKSEGKVIILTNRDFIPYVDEKNSLSRDEFEKEILMKVLRDPVGIRVAGEMFRGDSYNFILIDKDTGEAFPYSQSIFAMYEVENVIDDWKIMPYSEKVKTLRNCGIRNREKLEELLLYDKLFPFWGVVEGRLGDYYYRVTTSYDPETEELIVSGKEEFIFYGG; this comes from the coding sequence ATGAATATAAAGTCCCTTTCCTTTTCCCTTTCTCCAAGATATGTAAAACAAAAAGGTTCGCTCCGTCCTTTCCAAGAGGAGACGATAAAGGCAATAAAAGAATCGCAAGAAAGGCTTATATTTGTTGAAGCACCAGTAGGCTCAGGGAAAAGTCATATTTTCCCCACTTTGTTGAACGATCCCTTTTTTGAACGAAGACCGCTCATATTTACTTATCCCACCAAGATCCTGATGGAGGCTCAAATTGGCTCAATGAAGCGAGGCACACCAAATCTCTCAATTTATCCACCTGATGATTTTTCTCCTCAGGGGATAAATCTTTTTTTCTATTCTTCTTCCTCTTTGGTAAGAATTCTCAAAGAGCAGGGGTTGAATTCCCAAATAAATAGGGGTGAGCTCCTTAATAATTTATTTAGGAACCTTGGTCTTTACGGCAAGCGTTCAGCGATCGTTACTTCTCCCGATGTTTTATTTCTTATGGTCAATAAAGAGGCCTACCGAGGCTCGAAGAGGTTGCAGAACTTACTTCAGGGGGCGTTCGTTTTCTTCGATGAGTTCCATCTTTATGCCAATCTTGGCCATTTCTATGAATTGCTGGAAGCGCTTCTTGATGGTATTGCAAGTAAGGTGGTTTTTCTTTCCGCAACCCCCTATGTGAGGGGAGAGGTGGAGAAATTAATCTCTAAATATGGAGCGGTTGATATTCCGTTCGATAGTTCTCGGGGAGATAAGAGGGATGTAATCTTCAACTATCCCCTTGAGGTGAAGGTTTGCGCCTATAAATACACAAAAAGAGAGGATACACTTTCCCTTCTCAGGGAGCTTATTCCCAAGCTGGCGAAGCCATTAGCGATAATTTTTGATTCTGTGTTCCGGTTGAGACATCTTGAGCGAAGGATACGGAAGGAATTTGGGCAGTCGTTTGATATCGTTGAATGGAGTGGCATAAAGAAGGATAAAGCTCCGCTCACTGAAAGAACGGTGGTTCTCGGCACCTCAGCAATAGAGGTAGGCATCGATATGGATTTTAAAACCCTTATCACGGAGGTTTCCTATTGGACTTCGGCCATTCAAAGGATTGGAAGGGTGGGTAGGAAATCGGAGGGGAAGGTGATCATCTTAACTAATCGCGATTTCATCCCTTATGTTGATGAGAAGAATAGTTTGAGTCGGGATGAATTTGAGAAGGAGATTTTAATGAAGGTACTGCGTGATCCAGTTGGGATCCGGGTGGCAGGTGAGATGTTCCGTGGAGATAGCTATAACTTCATACTCATTGATAAAGATACAGGGGAGGCATTCCCCTATTCTCAATCCATTTTTGCTATGTACGAGGTTGAGAATGTTATTGATGATTGGAAGATTATGCCTTACTCAGAGAAGGTAAAGACATTGAGAAACTGCGGTATTCGTAATCGAGAGAAACTTGAGGAGTTGTTACTTTACGATAAACTTTTCCCTTTCTGGGGTGTAGTTGAAGGACGACTAGGAGATTATTACTATCGCGTTACCACTTCTTATGACCCTGAGACAGAGGAACTCATAGTTTCGGGGAAAGAAGAATTTATCTTTTATGGAGGATAA